A part of Neovison vison isolate M4711 chromosome 8, ASM_NN_V1, whole genome shotgun sequence genomic DNA contains:
- the LOC122914973 gene encoding 40S ribosomal protein S25, with translation MPPKDDKKKKDAGKSAKKDKDPVNKSGGKAKKKKWSKGKVRDKLNNLVLFDKATYDKLCKEVPNYKLITPAVVSERLKIRGSLARAALQELLSKGLIKLVSKHRAQVIYTRNTKGGDAPAAGEDA, from the coding sequence ATGCCGCCCAAGGATgacaagaagaagaaggatgCCGGAAAATCGGCCAAAAAAGACAAAGACCCAGTGAACAAATCTGGGGGCAAGGCCAAAAAGAAGAAGTGGTCCAAAGGCAAAGTTCGGGACAAGCTGAATAATTTGGTCTTGTTTGACAAAGCGACATATGACAAACTCTGTAAAGAAGTTCCCAACTATAAGCTTATAACTCCAGCTGTTGTCTCTGAGAGACTGAAGATTCGAGGTTCCCTGGCCAGGGCAGCCCTTCAGGAGCTCCTTAGTAAAGGACTTATTAAACTGGTTTCAAAGCACAGAGCTCAAGTAATTTACACCAGAAACACCAAGGGTGGAGATGCCCCAGCTGCTGGGGAAGATGCATGA